Proteins found in one Labrus bergylta chromosome 8, fLabBer1.1, whole genome shotgun sequence genomic segment:
- the LOC109989036 gene encoding uncharacterized protein isoform X2 — MRDAGSYTCSLSAFPSGKLEGTTTLVVLDGTHLSSGEISAIVISVLLLSVILLAVAYLVFIKRPASFVRQQVFIDTDGPVRDVARPSFIVKEQDLVYSDIKCKPKRVADPFSNDRHTQSMHVDDVTYSEVLVSSRF, encoded by the exons ATGAGAGACGCAGGGTCCTACACCTGTAGCCTTTCAGCCTTTCCTAGTGGTAAATTGGAAGGAACCACCACCCTTGTTGTCCTAG ATGGGACACATTTATCATCAGGTGAGATTTCTGCTATCGTGATCTCTGTCCTGCTACTGTCAGTgatcctgttagctgtagcttACCTCGTCTTCATCAAAAG ACCGGCTTCTTTTGTCAGACAGCAGGTCTTCATTG atACTGATGGTCCAGTGAGGGATGTGGCCAGGCcgtcttttattgtgaaagagcAG GATTTGGTCTATTCTGACATCAAGTGCAAACCGAAAAGAGTCGCTGATCCTTTCTCcaatgacagacacacacagagcatgcATGTTGATGATGTCACGTACTCCGAGGTCCTGGTTTCAAGTAGGTTCTAA
- the LOC109989036 gene encoding nectin-3-like isoform X1 has product MKYITSLLLLELMYVTVLPGLNAGQIKAQPKVTGYVGHDVTLSCPLIENRAENISQVEWKLQQPNCSEISIIVFISREQFTVKDTFLKDRVEISEQSLIIRDVKMRDAGSYTCSLSAFPSGKLEGTTTLVVLDGTHLSSGEISAIVISVLLLSVILLAVAYLVFIKRPASFVRQQVFIDTDGPVRDVARPSFIVKEQDLVYSDIKCKPKRVADPFSNDRHTQSMHVDDVTYSEVLVSSRF; this is encoded by the exons ATGAAATACATCACATCTCTACTTCTGCTGGAGTTGATGTATGTCACAGTACTTCCAG gtCTTAATGCAGGACAAATCAAAGCTCAGCCTAAAGTGACTGGATACGTCGGCCATGATGTCACCCTGTCTTGTCCACTCATCGAAAATagagcagaaaacatttctcaagtTGAGTGGAAGCTCCAACAGCCAAACTGTTCAGAAATCtccattattgtttttattagtaGAGAGCAATTTACTGTTAAAGATACATTTCTGAAGGACAGAGTGGAGATTTCAGAACAATCTCTGATCATTAGAGATGTGAAAATGAGAGACGCAGGGTCCTACACCTGTAGCCTTTCAGCCTTTCCTAGTGGTAAATTGGAAGGAACCACCACCCTTGTTGTCCTAG ATGGGACACATTTATCATCAGGTGAGATTTCTGCTATCGTGATCTCTGTCCTGCTACTGTCAGTgatcctgttagctgtagcttACCTCGTCTTCATCAAAAG ACCGGCTTCTTTTGTCAGACAGCAGGTCTTCATTG atACTGATGGTCCAGTGAGGGATGTGGCCAGGCcgtcttttattgtgaaagagcAG GATTTGGTCTATTCTGACATCAAGTGCAAACCGAAAAGAGTCGCTGATCCTTTCTCcaatgacagacacacacagagcatgcATGTTGATGATGTCACGTACTCCGAGGTCCTGGTTTCAAGTAGGTTCTAA